A genomic region of Plasmodium malariae genome assembly, chromosome: 14 contains the following coding sequences:
- the PmUG01_14048300 gene encoding integral membrane protein GPR180, putative translates to MTKIFKRFFIFLGFLVSIIVQNDVKGKVFHGDFNIKKNEKIHYLTKFSCSIGTCEFNIKMRLKDNIFTKLLHNYYKINSRLSNDGEDNVNSKLFNMDYDNAYYVLTNNNLQPLTQRITLMLDIEQNYVNKYEKCFAFGNLRSVHRFKIPFHFKYSDLINSKTYNIKNFINNKHSMSFTSTYSELKNNKYLQSEISNHALLINEKNENYEYKNIYAKTTHRVHVWFLMFDDCYDSFIHNLKLNIRAKLAYWEYLLKASNKKDISNLSSAELNISGSQHDISDDHDNDRRIKDYDAKYYKSNNFDKNTLLENPKRLLFLENNFTKGEVEDMSFFLKYHNFKNMKNFTNMYNNLYKNGFYEQVIDYIYENEGFKVEYEVNIFQTNNSHFSYELLHSPILTFILTILYIFLIFQYGNRIIQNIVSKKHKHAMVLCVAVVILIQLISNFLLLIHLLVYSKNGIGIELFKISFNILNFLTQIIMCTMLLSLSYGLTIFEARFNIFSRIKIIFGIITFFHVVLVILDNTYIKESSSKYFDNDNITGYIILALRVLLAIVYHVNINNLFLEAKIAPIRNFLKKMYIYGLFYIFSFPIIFMICYIFDTYWRQRFMLFGTAFLQFISTYFIIKMFLTNSEYFKVSDMSASDLPGGTSSWFNQKTHTY, encoded by the exons atgacaaaaatatttaagcgcttttttatttttttggggTTTTTGGTATCAATTATAGTACAAAATGATGTGAAAGGTAAAGTATTCCATGGagattttaatataaaaaaaaatgagaagattcattatttaacaaaatttagTTGTAGTATAGGAACCTGCGAATTCAACATTAAAATGAGGCTTAaggataatatatttacaaaattgcTTCATAACtactataaaattaatagtaGATTATCAAATGATGGAGAAGACAATGTAAATAGTAAGTTGTTTAATATGGATTATGATAATgcatattatgtattaacCAACAATAATCTACAGCCTCTAACCCAAAGAATAACTCTAATGCTTGATATTGAGCAAAactatgtaaataaatatgaaaaatgtttTGCTTTTGGAAATTTAAGGAGTGTACATAGGTTCAAGAtaccttttcattttaaatattccgATTTAATTAATAGTAAAACATACAACAttaagaattttataaataataaacattcTATGTCTTTTACTAGTACTTATAGtgaactaaaaaataataaatatttgcaGTCGGAAATTTCAAATCATGCACTActtattaatgaaaaaaatgaaaactatgaatataaaaatatttatgctaAAACGACACATCGAGTTCATGTATGGTTTTTAATGTTTGATGATTGCTATGATAGCTTTATTCATAATTTGAAATTAAACATAAGAGCTAAATTAGCATACTGGGAATACTTACTAAAAGCAtcaaacaaaaaagatatttcAAACTTATCATCTGCAGAATTAAATATCAGTGGTAGTCAACATGATATTAGTGACGATCATGATAATGATAGAAGAATAAAGGACTATGATgcaaaatattacaaatcaaataattttgataaaaatacaCTTTTAGAAAATCCTAAAaggcttttatttttagaaaataatttcacAAAAGGCGAGGTAGAAGATATGTCTTTTTTTCTCAAGtatcataattttaaaaacatgaaaaattttactaatatgtataataatttatataaaaatgggTTCTATGAACAAGTaatagattatatatatgaaaatgaagGGTTTAAAGTAGAATAtgaagtaaatatatttcaaacaAACAATTCTCATTTTTCGTACGAGTTATTACATTCTCCTATACTTACATTCATTTTAACTATtctatatatctttttaatttttcaatatgGTAATAGAATTATTCAAAACATTGTATCGAAGAAGCATAAACATGCAATGGTCTTGTGTGTTGCTGttgtaatattaatacagTTAATATCtaactttttattacttatacATTTACTAGTATATTCAAAAAACGGTATTGGAATTGAACTTTTTAAGATATCTTTTAATatactaaattttttaactcaAATTATTATGTGTACCATGTTGCTTTCATTGAGTTATGGCTTAACCATTTTTGAGGCAagatttaacattttttcaagaatcaaaattatatttggTATTATCACCTTCTTCCAC GTTGTTTTAGTTATATTAGATAACACGTATATTAAGGAATCCTCCTCGAAATATTTTGACAATGATAACATAACCGGATATATCATACTAGCTTTAAGAGTATTGTTAGCAATTGTATAtcatgttaatataaataatttatttttagaagcCAAAATAGCCCCTATTCGTAactttttaaagaaaatgtacatatatggtctattttacatattctCATTTcccataatttttatgatatgttatatatttgataCTTATTGGAGACAAAGGTTCATGTTGTTTGGAACTGCTTTTCTGCAGTTCATATcaacttattttattataaaaatgttcttAACAAACtcagaatattttaaagtttCGGACATGTCAGCTAGTGACCTTCCTGGAGGAACTTCTAGCTGGTTTAATCAGAAAACgcatacatattaa
- the DLC8 gene encoding dynein light chain 1, putative has protein sequence MADRKSNKNAVVKNVDMTEEMQIDAIDCANQALQKYNVEKDIAAHIKKEFDRKYDPTWHCVVGRNFGSYVTHETKNFIYFYIGQVAILLFKSG, from the coding sequence ATGGCCGATAGAAAATCGAATAAAAATGCTGTtgtaaaaaatgtagataTGACCGAAGAAATGCAAATAGATGCTATTGACTGTGCTAATCAAGCtttgcaaaaatataatgtagaaaaagatattgctgcacatataaaaaaagaatttgaCAGAAAATACGATCCCACATGGCATTGTGTAGTAGGAAGAAATTTTGGTTCTTATGTTACGCATGaaactaaaaattttatttacttttatattggGCAGGTAGCTATATTGCTATTCAAATCAGGTTAA
- the RPB8 gene encoding DNA-directed RNA polymerases I, II, and III subunit RPABC3, putative, producing the protein MASNILFEDRFVISSVDNSKFEKVSRIKAKSTGYDAELILDVHSELFKVEEKKAIYLALQDKLLNQNDEKSWEQNENISLNNIEYIMSGRIFKFEELSSERRTIYASFGGLMMALTSDKQFIGDLEIDMKIYLLTKNIDIERA; encoded by the exons atggcgtcaaacattttatttgaaGATCGTTTTGTCATTAGTAGTGTTGATAAttcaaaatttgaaaaagtgAGTAGAATAAAAGCGAAAAGTACAGGTTATGATGCAGAATTGATTCTTGATGTTCATTCTGAATTGTTTAAAGTGGAAGAAAagaaa GCTATTTACTTGGCTCTTCAAGATAAGCTTTTAAACCAAAATGATGAAAAGTCTTgggaacaaaatgaaaacatttcattaaataatattgaatACATTATGAGTGGAAGgatttttaaatttgaagAATTGTCATCGGAAAGGAG gacGATATATGCATCCTTTGGAGGATTAATGATGGCCTTAACTAGTGATAAGCAGTTTATTGGAGATTTGGAAATTGACATGAAAATTTACTtacttacaaaaaatatagacaTTGAAAGAGCATGA
- the PmUG01_14048600 gene encoding proline--tRNA ligase, putative: protein MTQVINFLNNILRLKNNNTYTNPFVRTNSIFIKMNSMINSEVTIPEEELQKSESLFKELTKLKISYKEVRHGKVNCIKDLLEMNFENSHNIIKNLFLKDKKKNYFFICTVNWKTVDLKNLCNTFKTSNLRFVDEENLKNILNIHPGCLTPFAVKNDKDNIVKLYFDAELKEMDEMVVHPLHNYSSLYIKKADMLKFCELYNHSPEYIQIEEDKDKGKKEDTKAEEEKTGKQNKNSNSNRNDKRNDNSSNSKSSSNNNNSANNKNIYHSNGKTGVYNEDKSKDSNILGITSKKLDNFSDWYTQVIVKSELIEYYDISGCYILRPASYYIWECVQTFFNKEIKKLNVENSYFPLFVTKSKLEREKNHIEGFSPEVAWVTKYGSSTLPEEIAIRPTSETIMYSVFSKWIRSYRDLPLKLNQWNTVVRWEFKQPTPFIRTREFLWQEGHTAHKNEEEAVKLVFDILELYRRWYEECLAVPIIKGIKSEGEKFGGANFTSTAEAFISENGRAIQAATSHYLGTNFAKMFKIEFEDENEEKQYVHQTSWGCTTRSIGVMIMTHGDDKGLVLPPNIAKYKAVIVPILYKNTDENAIFSYCKDIEKVLKNAQINCIFDDRDLYSPGYKFNHWELRGIPIRIEVGPKDIQNNSCVFVRRDNNEKFNVKKESVLLETQQMLVDIHKNLFLKAKKKLDDSIVRVTSFSEVMDALNKRKMVLAPWCEDIATEDEIKKETQRLSVNQINAETSLSGAMKPLCIPLDQPPMPEDTKCFWSGKPAKRWCLFGRSY, encoded by the coding sequence ATGACACAAgttattaactttttaaataatatattaaggcttaaaaataataatacctACACAAATCCATTTGTTCGAACgaattctatttttataaaaatgaacagCATGATCAATTCTGAGGTAACTATCCCCGAAGAAGAATTACAGAAGTCGGAAAGtttatttaaagaattaacgaaattaaaaataagttacAAGGAAGTGAGGCATGGAAAGGTCAATTGCATTAAGGACCTACTAGAAATGAACTTTGAAAATtctcataatataataaaaaatttatttttaaaagataaaaagaaaaattatttttttatatgtaccGTAAATTGGAAAACCGTGGATTTAAAGAATTTATGCAACACATTTAAAACATCAAATTTAAGGTTTGTTGATGAagagaatttaaaaaatattttaaatattcatccAGGATGTTTAACGCCATTTGCagttaaaaatgataaagataatattgtaaagttatattttgatgcagaattaaaagaaatggaTGAAATGGTTGTCCATCCCTTGCATAATTATAGTagcttatatataaaaaaagcagACATGCTTAAATTTTGTGAGTTGTATAACCATTCCCcagaatatatacaaattgaGGAGGATAAAGAcaaagggaaaaaagaagatactAAGGCGGAAGAGGAAAAAACaggaaaacaaaacaaaaattctAACAGTAATAGAAATGataaaagaaatgataaTAGCAGCAATAGTAAAAGCAGCagtaacaacaataacagtgctaataataaaaatatctatCATTCAAATGGAAAAACAGGCGTATATAACGAGGATAAATCCAAagattcaaatatattaggAATTACTTCAAAAAAATTGGACAATTTTTCAGACTGGTATACGCAAGTAATAGTTAAAAGTGAGCTAATAGAGTATTACGATATTTCAGGTTGCTATATTTTACGACCTGCTTCCTATTATATATGGGAATGTGTACAaaccttttttaataaagaaataaaaaaattaaatgtagaAAATTCTTATTTTCCCTTATTTGTTACAAAAAGTAAGTTGGAAAGGGAGAAAAATCATATTGAGGGTTTCAGTCCCGAAGTTGCATGGGTAACGAAATATGGTAGTTCTACTCTTCCTGAAGAAATAGCTATTAGACCAACTAGCGAAACGATCATGTATTCAGTTTTTTCGAAATGGATTAGATCTTATAGAGATTTGCCACTGAAATTAAATCAGTGGAATACAGTCGTTCGATGGGAATTTAAGCAGCCAACACCTTTTATCAGAACAAGAGAATTTTTATGGCAAGAAGGACATACAGctcataaaaatgaagaagaagcAGTTAAGTTAGTGTTTGATATATTAGAATTATATAGAAGATGGTACGAAGAATGTTTAGCTGTACcaataataaaaggaataaaaagtGAAGGTGAAAAATTTGGAGGTGCAAATTTTACATCAACTGCTGAGGCTTTTATTAGTGAAAATGGTAGAGCTATACAAGCCGCTACTTCTCATTATCTTGGTACCAATTTCgcaaaaatgtttaaaatagaatttgaagatgaaaatgaagaaaaacaGTATGTTCATCAGACCTCATGGGGTTGTACTACAAGATCTATAGGGGTTATGATAATGACTCATGGAGATGATAAAGGTCTAGTTTTACCTCCAAATATTGCTAAATATAAAGCGGTAATTGTaccaatattatataaaaatacagatGAAAATGCTATATTTAGTTATTGTAAAGATATtgaaaaagttttaaaaaatgctcaaattaattgtatatttgaTGATAGAGATTTATATTCTCCaggatataaatttaatcaTTGGGAATTAAGAGGTATACCTATAAGGATTGAAGTAGGTCCAAAAGATATTCAAAACAATTCATGTGTTTTTGTACGAAgagataataatgaaaagtttaatgttaaaaaagaatCTGTTCTGTTGGAAACACAACAAATGTTGGTGGATATTCACaaaaacttatttttaaaagcaaaaaagaaattagaTGATTCCATTGTTAGAGTTACAAGCTTCAGTGAAGTTATGGATGctttaaataaaaggaaaatggtTTTAGCTCCATGGTGTGAAGATATTGCCACAGaagatgaaataaaaaaagaaacccAGAGGTTATCAGTGAACCAAATTAACGCTGAAACTTCTCTATCGGGAGCTATGAAACCATTGTGCATTCCACTAGATCAACCTCCAATGCCAGAAGATACAAAATGCTTTTGGTCCGGAAAACCGGCCAAACGATGGTGCTTGTTTGGTAGaagttattaa